A window of Sulfurimonas gotlandica GD1 contains these coding sequences:
- a CDS encoding sensor histidine kinase produces the protein MDISTITDDKLLQEIGRRFHEKKSSIDEMEEMTKKLLVLNEKNKKSQEIKSKFLSLVKNEFNNPMSSLLNLVNMMVKKSQDPKLAELSSLMKMELLKLDFSLKNIFCASEIEAGEIANDYSMVKIKDIYDEVTNYFSFLIEEKSLEINYSSDGSDEIISDSQKVNIILLNLVSNACEYSYSNSKIDVSFSSDDDNYIIRVEDMGEGILEGKEQDIYSSFYHYESGNTRRTAGLGLGLSVASGLVESLDGSIENFRQENKTVFTVKISKVDEKDVSLSRGIGSNEFIFDDSEEMVEF, from the coding sequence ATGGATATTTCAACAATTACAGACGACAAGTTACTTCAAGAGATTGGACGCAGGTTTCATGAGAAAAAATCTTCTATAGATGAGATGGAAGAGATGACAAAAAAGCTTCTTGTTTTAAATGAAAAAAACAAAAAATCTCAAGAGATAAAAAGTAAGTTCTTATCACTGGTGAAAAATGAGTTTAATAATCCTATGTCTTCTCTTTTAAACCTGGTAAATATGATGGTGAAAAAATCACAAGATCCGAAATTGGCAGAGTTGTCTTCTTTAATGAAGATGGAACTGTTAAAACTAGATTTTAGTCTAAAAAATATCTTTTGTGCATCTGAGATAGAAGCCGGTGAGATAGCAAACGACTACTCTATGGTGAAAATAAAAGATATTTATGATGAGGTGACAAACTATTTTAGTTTTCTTATAGAGGAGAAATCTTTAGAGATAAACTACAGTTCAGATGGTTCTGATGAGATCATAAGTGACTCTCAAAAAGTAAATATCATCCTTTTAAATTTAGTGTCAAATGCCTGTGAGTACTCTTACTCAAACTCTAAAATAGATGTATCATTTTCCAGTGATGATGATAACTATATCATAAGAGTTGAAGATATGGGTGAGGGAATCTTAGAAGGCAAAGAGCAAGATATCTACAGTAGTTTTTATCACTATGAATCAGGTAATACTCGCAGAACAGCAGGATTGGGTCTAGGGCTTAGTGTTGCTAGCGGACTCGTAGAGTCACTTGATGGAAGCATAGAAAATTTCAGACAAGAGAACAAGACAGTATTTACTGTGAAGATATCAAAAGTTGATGAGAAAGATGTAAGTCTCTCAAGAGGAATCGGTTCTAATGAGTTTATATTTGATGACTCAGAGGAAATGGTAGAGTTTTAA
- a CDS encoding chemotaxis protein CheD — MYIRKFIHVGEINIGARPTEISTILGSCIAVCLYDSVHCIGGMNHYLVPLWNEHGLQTPKYGNISIPRLIESMLNIGCEIENMQAKIFGGAHVLDITGEDMMVGRKNILIAKEILKEYGIPITASDVGGDKGRRIMMRSDTGKVLLKYIQKSEV, encoded by the coding sequence ATGTATATACGAAAATTTATTCACGTTGGTGAGATTAATATTGGTGCCAGACCTACAGAAATAAGCACAATATTAGGCTCATGTATTGCTGTATGTTTGTATGATAGTGTTCATTGCATAGGTGGTATGAACCATTACCTTGTCCCACTTTGGAATGAACACGGTCTTCAAACTCCAAAATATGGAAATATTTCAATACCTAGGCTTATAGAGAGTATGTTAAATATTGGCTGTGAGATAGAAAATATGCAGGCAAAGATATTCGGCGGTGCTCATGTACTTGATATAACTGGTGAAGATATGATGGTTGGGCGTAAAAATATACTGATTGCTAAAGAGATTTTAAAAGAATATGGCATACCAATAACTGCCAGCGATGTTGGCGGGGATAAAGGTAGAAGAATTATGATGCGCAGTGATACTGGGAAAGTTCTTTTAAAGTACATCCAAAAAAGTGAGGTGTAG